A stretch of the Sulfolobus acidocaldarius SUSAZ genome encodes the following:
- a CDS encoding indole-3-glycerol-phosphate synthase, which translates to MPRFLSGWLADVVQVSLSRPKIEKVRDRPIFSLKKSIISAKNSGLNPIIAEYKRRSPSGINVDINIIEYVRFMENNGVIGISVLTEEKFFNGSYNDLELVAKNVKLPILMKDFVVSEKQIDSAYNIGADVILLIAKILTERELVSLYKYAKSYGLEAIVEVSDEEDLDVALRGNYDFIGVNARNLNSLEVSLDRTKKLLQMIPKDRLKIAESGISTRQDIEELKASGADAFLIGTSLLKDQNKIKELI; encoded by the coding sequence ATGCCGAGATTTCTAAGTGGTTGGTTAGCTGATGTTGTACAAGTCTCCCTCTCTCGACCTAAAATAGAAAAGGTAAGAGATAGACCTATCTTCTCCTTAAAAAAAAGTATAATTTCTGCTAAGAATTCAGGATTAAATCCTATAATAGCAGAATATAAAAGAAGGTCTCCCTCTGGGATAAATGTAGATATTAACATTATAGAATATGTAAGATTTATGGAGAATAATGGCGTGATAGGAATAAGTGTTTTAACAGAAGAAAAGTTCTTTAACGGTAGTTATAATGACCTGGAACTAGTTGCAAAGAATGTGAAATTACCCATACTAATGAAAGATTTTGTAGTTAGTGAAAAACAAATAGATTCTGCATATAATATAGGAGCAGATGTTATATTATTAATAGCAAAAATATTGACGGAGAGAGAGCTAGTCAGTTTATATAAGTATGCTAAATCTTATGGACTAGAGGCAATAGTAGAAGTATCAGACGAGGAGGACTTAGATGTAGCTTTAAGAGGTAATTATGATTTCATAGGGGTAAATGCAAGAAATCTTAATTCACTGGAAGTAAGTTTAGATAGAACTAAAAAATTACTTCAAATGATACCTAAGGATAGATTAAAAATAGCTGAAAGCGGTATTAGTACCAGACAAGACATTGAGGAACTCAAAGCTTCCGGTGCAGACGCTTTCCTCATAGGTACATCCTTATTAAAGGATCAGAATAAAATAAAGGAGTTGATTTAA
- a CDS encoding phosphoenolpyruvate synthase → MGTILDSSLIEGELVLDLKNVSKDMIDVVGGKAANLGELLSLGIRVPPGFVITSNAFRYFLKYNGLYDVIKNIFENDKDEKKVSEKVKSLILNAEIPPDLKKAISDAYEQLEKISNKEVLVAVRSSATVEDIEEASFAGQQDTYLNVSKNDLFNYIKKVWASLHNERAISYRNAKGIDHLSAHMAVVVQKMVNAKAAGVMFTLHPSTGDTNYVIIESNWGLGESVVGGKVTPDEIVIDKSTLQIVQKRISHKTIKVTYDKQMKKNVELKLDENEANSISITEEEAKELAKLALKVEQHYERPMDIEWAIDSDIKFPENIFLLQARPETYWSSKQVKPKEEVLVKASVGKILTKGLPASPGIAYGRARVILDIKDAGSFNQGEILVTRMTDPDWVPLMKIASGIVTDEGGMTSHAAIVSRELGIPAVVGTGNATNNIKDGQQITIDAFRGIVYEGKIEFEEEVKEKQTVSGISGISKETILSLYPITATKIYMNLGQPDVINKYLDLPFDGIGLMRIEFIVSEWIKYHPLYLIKNGKPEVFVDKLAEGISIVASAIYPRPLVVRFSDFKTNEYKRLYGGDEFEPDERNPMLGWRGVSRYISKQYEPAFRLEVKAIRKVREEMGLKNVWVMFPFVRTSWELKKAIEIMEDEGLRRNQEFKVWIMAEVPSVVILADEFSKIVDGYSIGSNDLAQLTLGVDRDSDLLARMGYYDERDPAVLKGIKTLISVAHKYGRTVSICGQAPSVYPEVVEFLVRAGIDSISVNPDAVINVRRQVASVEQKILLEGLSKNKRKS, encoded by the coding sequence ATGGGAACTATTTTGGATTCTTCACTTATAGAGGGGGAGCTTGTCCTAGATCTCAAAAATGTATCAAAAGATATGATTGACGTAGTAGGGGGGAAGGCTGCTAATTTAGGGGAGTTATTATCACTGGGTATAAGAGTACCTCCAGGTTTTGTAATAACTTCAAATGCGTTCAGATATTTCCTAAAATATAATGGATTATATGATGTTATAAAAAATATATTTGAAAATGATAAAGACGAGAAAAAGGTTAGCGAGAAAGTAAAAAGTCTTATTTTAAATGCAGAAATACCTCCAGATCTAAAGAAAGCTATATCTGATGCGTATGAACAACTAGAAAAAATATCTAATAAGGAAGTTCTTGTCGCCGTAAGATCTTCTGCTACGGTAGAGGATATCGAGGAGGCAAGCTTTGCGGGCCAACAGGATACCTATCTTAACGTAAGTAAAAATGATTTATTCAATTACATTAAGAAAGTCTGGGCTAGTTTACATAATGAAAGGGCTATCTCTTATAGAAATGCAAAAGGCATAGATCACTTATCAGCCCATATGGCTGTGGTAGTACAAAAAATGGTTAATGCTAAAGCTGCAGGGGTAATGTTCACGTTACATCCTTCAACTGGTGACACAAATTATGTGATTATAGAGTCTAATTGGGGTCTTGGGGAAAGCGTGGTAGGAGGCAAAGTTACTCCCGACGAAATAGTAATAGATAAATCTACGCTTCAAATAGTTCAGAAGCGTATATCTCATAAGACAATTAAAGTCACATATGATAAGCAGATGAAGAAAAACGTTGAGTTAAAGTTAGATGAGAATGAAGCCAATTCTATTTCTATAACTGAAGAGGAGGCTAAAGAATTAGCTAAACTGGCTCTTAAAGTTGAACAGCATTATGAAAGGCCTATGGATATTGAATGGGCTATAGATAGTGATATTAAATTTCCAGAAAATATATTCTTGCTTCAAGCCAGACCGGAAACATACTGGTCTTCTAAGCAAGTTAAACCCAAAGAAGAAGTGTTAGTTAAAGCATCTGTTGGAAAAATACTGACTAAAGGATTACCTGCTAGTCCTGGAATAGCATATGGTAGGGCTAGAGTGATACTGGATATTAAAGATGCTGGATCTTTCAATCAGGGAGAGATCTTAGTGACCAGAATGACTGATCCAGATTGGGTTCCACTAATGAAAATAGCTTCTGGAATAGTCACAGATGAGGGCGGAATGACAAGCCATGCGGCAATAGTATCAAGAGAATTAGGTATTCCAGCTGTAGTAGGTACGGGAAATGCTACAAATAATATTAAAGATGGGCAACAGATTACTATAGATGCTTTTAGGGGTATAGTATATGAAGGAAAAATAGAGTTTGAAGAAGAGGTTAAGGAAAAGCAAACTGTAAGTGGAATTTCTGGTATCTCAAAGGAAACAATATTGAGTTTATACCCGATAACAGCAACTAAGATTTACATGAATCTTGGGCAACCAGATGTGATAAATAAATACTTGGACTTACCATTCGACGGAATTGGTCTTATGAGAATCGAGTTTATAGTTAGTGAATGGATTAAATATCATCCCTTATACCTGATAAAAAATGGTAAACCTGAAGTATTTGTGGATAAACTAGCAGAGGGCATTAGTATAGTAGCTTCAGCAATATATCCAAGACCACTAGTAGTTAGATTTTCTGATTTTAAGACCAATGAGTACAAGAGGCTATATGGTGGAGATGAGTTTGAACCTGATGAGAGAAACCCCATGTTAGGATGGAGGGGTGTTTCAAGATACATAAGTAAGCAATACGAACCTGCGTTCAGATTGGAGGTTAAAGCAATTAGGAAAGTTAGAGAAGAAATGGGTTTAAAGAATGTTTGGGTTATGTTCCCATTTGTGAGAACGTCATGGGAGTTGAAGAAAGCAATTGAAATAATGGAGGATGAGGGTCTAAGGAGGAATCAAGAGTTTAAGGTATGGATAATGGCTGAAGTACCCTCTGTAGTAATATTGGCAGATGAGTTTTCAAAAATAGTCGATGGATATAGTATTGGAAGTAATGATTTGGCTCAATTAACCTTAGGTGTAGATAGGGACTCTGATTTATTAGCAAGAATGGGATACTATGACGAGAGAGATCCTGCTGTTCTTAAAGGTATAAAGACTCTAATTTCTGTAGCGCATAAGTATGGCAGGACTGTATCTATATGTGGTCAAGCTCCTAGTGTATATCCTGAGGTTGTTGAGTTTCTCGTTCGTGCTGGTATAGATAGTATAAGTGTTAATCCGGATGCAGTAATAAATGTGAGGAGACAGGTAGCCTCAGTAGAACAAAAAATATTATTAGAGGGATTATCGAAGAACAAGAGAAAATCTTGA
- a CDS encoding acylphosphatase (catalyzes the hydrolysis of acylphosphate), producing MKRMYVIVHGIVQGVGYRRFIQIHAARLGIKGYAKNLPDGSVEILAEGYEEALYKLLDQIKRGPPLSKVEKVDVKFDDYTGEFASFDTY from the coding sequence TTGAAGAGAATGTATGTCATAGTTCATGGTATAGTTCAAGGTGTAGGATATAGAAGATTTATTCAGATTCATGCAGCTAGATTAGGTATAAAAGGTTATGCTAAGAATCTGCCTGACGGGTCAGTGGAAATTTTGGCAGAGGGATATGAGGAGGCTCTATATAAACTCTTAGATCAGATAAAAAGAGGACCTCCACTATCTAAAGTTGAAAAAGTTGATGTAAAATTTGATGACTACACAGGGGAATTCGCTAGCTTTGACACATACTAA
- a CDS encoding anthranilate phosphoribosyltransferase — protein sequence MNITDYLKKIVFEKRDLSAEDSEAIANALMKGEIPEIQVSALLASLAMKGESFEEIVGFARAMRNNAIKISYPEALDTAGTGGDGLGTINISTITAIILSQLFPVAKHGNRSVSGKSGSADVLEALGYNINIAPELANKLIKENNFVFLFAQIYHPAMKNVANVRKTLGIRTIFNLLGPLTNPAGTRYQLIGLFSSKVMDIVARAASLLDYKKVFIYHGEPGIDEISPYGYTTVYEITNGKIQQYRLHYTDFGLKRQIPIEKITATSANESAIKILRGVMGIDSDIRDFIGINVAVGLKLIGKAEDARDGFEYAMQLMESTIQHLRRIIESNGDIKKFDQLVRQVGKG from the coding sequence ATGAATATTACTGATTATCTAAAAAAGATTGTATTTGAGAAGAGAGATCTTTCGGCTGAAGATAGTGAAGCTATAGCTAATGCTTTAATGAAGGGAGAAATTCCTGAGATTCAGGTTTCTGCTTTATTGGCTTCTTTAGCTATGAAGGGAGAAAGTTTTGAAGAGATAGTGGGTTTCGCAAGAGCTATGAGAAACAACGCAATCAAGATAAGTTATCCAGAAGCTCTTGATACTGCAGGAACTGGTGGAGATGGACTAGGTACCATAAATATAAGTACTATTACGGCAATAATTCTAAGTCAATTATTTCCGGTAGCTAAGCACGGCAATAGATCTGTGAGTGGTAAGTCAGGTAGTGCAGATGTTCTTGAAGCTCTGGGTTATAACATAAATATTGCCCCTGAGTTAGCTAATAAGCTTATAAAAGAGAATAATTTCGTCTTTCTCTTTGCTCAAATATACCATCCAGCTATGAAAAACGTTGCGAATGTAAGAAAGACCTTAGGCATAAGAACTATATTTAACCTCCTAGGTCCCTTAACTAATCCAGCGGGTACAAGATATCAACTAATTGGACTGTTTTCGTCTAAAGTCATGGATATAGTAGCAAGAGCAGCCTCACTATTAGATTATAAAAAAGTTTTCATATATCATGGAGAGCCAGGTATTGATGAAATTAGCCCTTATGGGTATACGACCGTTTATGAAATTACTAATGGGAAAATACAGCAATATAGACTTCATTACACTGATTTTGGTCTGAAGAGACAGATACCGATTGAAAAAATTACTGCCACTAGTGCAAACGAGTCTGCTATAAAAATACTTAGAGGGGTTATGGGGATTGACAGTGATATTAGAGACTTTATAGGAATTAATGTTGCTGTAGGTCTCAAACTTATAGGTAAAGCGGAAGACGCTAGGGATGGATTCGAGTATGCTATGCAACTAATGGAATCCACAATTCAGCATCTAAGAAGGATTATAGAATCTAACGGTGACATTAAAAAATTTGATCAGTTAGTGAGGCAAGTTGGTAAAGGTTAA
- a CDS encoding anthranilate synthase subunit I (with component II, the glutamine amidotransferase, catalyzes the formation of anthranilate from chorismate and glutamine), producing the protein MEVYPITAFAQPNEVFSCIKKDEDFAVLLESGSGPQYKSRYSMIGWGRRGYVSLYNNKSSGDIVKEFYDPIEVLSEFLNKAPSLNVPGKFKGGIFGYMGYDGVRYWETIKDLKPEPEKWPYAEFFIPQNIIVYDHAEGKVYLDGDLPTKYNCISSDETKFSYYEESLKKEEFEGIVKEALDYIRRGYIFQVVLSRFYKYIYNGDLMRFYNNLRKVNPSPYMFYMKFMDREIIGSSPETLFSVQGGVVETYPIAGSRPRGKTLEEDLELERDLLSSEKERAEHLMLVDLARNDIGKVCYMGSVRVPEFMYVEKYAYVQHIVSKVVGTLRKNLTSFDVLKSTFPAGTVSGAPKPMAMNLIELFEHYKRGPYAGGVGFFSSNGDAEFAITIRSAFVNKDIIRIQAGAGIVYDSVPEMEYFETEHKMRALKVAMGV; encoded by the coding sequence GTGGAAGTATACCCAATAACTGCTTTTGCTCAACCTAATGAAGTCTTTAGTTGTATAAAGAAAGATGAAGACTTTGCGGTTCTATTAGAGAGTGGCTCAGGTCCCCAATACAAATCAAGATATAGCATGATTGGTTGGGGTAGAAGGGGCTACGTATCTCTGTATAATAACAAAAGTTCAGGAGATATAGTCAAGGAGTTCTATGATCCAATAGAGGTTTTATCAGAATTTTTAAATAAGGCACCGAGCCTTAATGTTCCAGGTAAGTTCAAAGGAGGAATATTTGGATATATGGGTTATGATGGAGTTAGATATTGGGAAACTATTAAGGATTTGAAGCCTGAGCCTGAGAAATGGCCCTATGCAGAGTTTTTCATCCCTCAAAATATAATAGTTTATGATCATGCAGAGGGGAAAGTATATCTAGATGGCGACTTACCTACTAAGTATAATTGTATATCATCAGACGAAACAAAATTTTCATATTATGAAGAATCCCTAAAGAAAGAAGAATTTGAGGGGATAGTGAAAGAAGCATTAGACTATATAAGGCGCGGATATATCTTTCAGGTGGTTCTTTCTAGGTTTTATAAGTACATATATAATGGAGATTTGATGAGGTTTTACAATAATTTAAGAAAAGTTAATCCTTCTCCTTATATGTTTTACATGAAATTCATGGATAGGGAGATAATTGGTTCGAGCCCTGAGACTCTATTTAGTGTTCAGGGAGGAGTAGTAGAAACATATCCTATTGCCGGATCCAGACCTAGAGGTAAAACATTGGAGGAAGATTTAGAACTAGAAAGGGATTTATTATCATCAGAAAAAGAAAGAGCTGAACATCTTATGCTGGTTGATTTAGCACGAAATGATATAGGCAAAGTTTGTTATATGGGTTCTGTCAGAGTTCCTGAGTTTATGTATGTTGAAAAGTATGCATATGTTCAACATATAGTTAGTAAAGTGGTTGGTACTTTGAGAAAGAATCTAACTTCTTTTGATGTCTTGAAATCAACTTTTCCTGCGGGTACGGTCAGTGGTGCACCAAAACCTATGGCCATGAATCTTATTGAATTGTTTGAGCATTATAAGAGAGGTCCATATGCTGGAGGCGTAGGGTTTTTCTCGTCTAATGGTGATGCAGAATTTGCAATAACTATAAGAAGCGCCTTTGTAAATAAGGATATTATAAGAATTCAAGCAGGTGCTGGCATAGTTTATGATTCTGTTCCTGAAATGGAATATTTTGAAACTGAGCATAAGATGAGAGCCTTGAAAGTTGCAATGGGGGTGTAA
- a CDS encoding inositol-3-phosphate synthase — protein MIKVAIAGLGNVASMLIQGIEYYKQRGENYYEGLITPIVGKYKITDIEIVAAFDISKNKVGKDITEAIFEKPNITPKIVNMEKKGVKVSPGPVLDGVAPHMIDVFNPVDDAKIENVIQELKDSKTEILINLLPVGSERASRTYARAALEANVAFINAIPVFIASDPKKEFPTLFQKKNLPLAGDDIKGQVGATILHRTLTSLFRLRGVKVEETYQLNVGGNTDFLNMKTEERLYTKRISKTKAVTSTLENDYLEREGRIRIGPSDYIPFLGNTKVAYIYTKGSGFAGMPVKVEAMLEVDDKSNAAAVLVDAIRGVKVALDRGIGGPLVELSAFYFKHPPIQAKDDEEAYRWFRKFIEM, from the coding sequence ATGATTAAAGTAGCTATCGCTGGACTAGGCAATGTTGCTTCTATGTTAATTCAAGGAATAGAATATTATAAACAAAGAGGAGAAAATTACTACGAGGGACTTATAACTCCTATTGTAGGGAAATACAAGATAACAGACATAGAAATAGTTGCTGCATTTGATATTTCAAAAAATAAAGTTGGAAAAGATATAACTGAAGCAATATTCGAAAAACCCAATATAACACCTAAAATTGTGAATATGGAAAAGAAAGGGGTAAAAGTAAGCCCAGGACCGGTTTTAGATGGAGTAGCCCCTCATATGATCGATGTATTTAATCCAGTAGATGATGCAAAAATAGAAAATGTAATACAGGAACTTAAAGACTCAAAAACTGAAATATTAATAAACCTTTTACCTGTAGGAAGCGAGAGAGCAAGTAGAACATATGCCAGAGCAGCCCTTGAAGCTAATGTCGCATTTATAAATGCCATTCCTGTATTCATAGCTAGCGATCCTAAAAAGGAATTTCCGACACTATTTCAGAAAAAGAATTTACCGTTAGCTGGAGATGACATAAAGGGGCAAGTAGGTGCAACAATACTTCACAGGACATTAACATCATTATTCAGACTTAGAGGGGTTAAGGTGGAAGAGACTTATCAATTAAATGTTGGAGGAAATACAGATTTCTTAAATATGAAAACTGAAGAAAGGCTCTATACGAAGAGAATAAGCAAAACTAAAGCTGTAACAAGTACCCTAGAGAATGACTACCTTGAGAGAGAAGGAAGAATAAGAATAGGTCCCTCAGACTATATTCCGTTCCTTGGAAACACTAAGGTAGCATACATATATACGAAAGGATCTGGGTTTGCTGGAATGCCTGTAAAAGTAGAGGCAATGCTAGAGGTAGACGATAAATCAAATGCAGCAGCAGTATTAGTTGACGCGATAAGAGGTGTAAAAGTAGCACTTGATAGAGGAATAGGAGGTCCTTTAGTAGAGCTATCAGCATTTTACTTTAAACATCCTCCTATTCAGGCGAAAGATGATGAAGAAGCTTATAGGTGGTTTAGAAAGTTCATTGAAATGTGA
- a CDS encoding anthranilate synthase subunit II (TrpG; with TrpE catalyzes the formation of anthranilate and glutamate from chorismate and glutamine; TrpG provides the glutamine amidotransferase activity) has translation MQWGCKITDITLIIDNYDSFVYNIAQLIGELGSYPIVIRNDEITLKGVERLNPDRIVISPGPGSPDKKEDIGIVNDVIKYLGRRIPILGICLGHQAIGFTFGTVIRRAKTIYHGKISKIVHSSSSTLYDGIPNRFEATRYHSLVIDNVKEPLVIDAYSEEDKEIMGVHHIEYRIYGVQFHPESVGTGYGRRIFYNFLNKV, from the coding sequence TTGCAATGGGGGTGTAAAATTACGGACATAACGTTGATAATTGATAACTACGATAGTTTTGTATACAATATAGCTCAGCTTATAGGTGAACTTGGTAGTTATCCGATAGTTATAAGAAATGACGAAATAACACTAAAGGGAGTTGAAAGATTAAATCCTGATAGAATTGTTATATCTCCAGGTCCTGGTTCTCCAGATAAAAAAGAGGATATAGGAATTGTTAATGATGTGATTAAATACTTAGGCAGAAGAATTCCTATCCTTGGGATATGTTTAGGTCATCAAGCTATCGGATTTACCTTCGGTACAGTTATAAGGAGAGCAAAAACGATTTATCATGGGAAGATAAGCAAAATAGTACATTCTTCTTCCTCTACACTATATGATGGGATTCCGAATCGTTTTGAAGCAACTAGATATCATAGTTTAGTTATTGATAACGTAAAGGAACCTTTAGTTATTGATGCGTATTCGGAAGAAGATAAGGAGATTATGGGAGTGCATCATATTGAATACAGGATCTATGGAGTTCAGTTTCATCCTGAGAGTGTGGGAACAGGATATGGTAGGAGAATATTTTATAACTTTCTGAATAAAGTGTAA
- the trpA gene encoding tryptophan synthase subunit alpha (catalyzes the formation of indole and glyceraldehyde 3-phosphate from indoleglycerol phosphate in tryptophan biosynthesis), whose protein sequence is MVAYMTLGYPNVNDFYEFVDNVEDFGVDILEIGIPPKYAKYDGPVIRKTYKIVSNNIRNYYEILHEVKERIKIPVVILTYLEEYVDKLGDFLLKLKESRVDGVLLPDLLIDYVDEYEKYVNLIKNEGIKTVLFTAPLMPDDLIIKASKLTDLFLYYGVRPTTGVVIPISIDSLINRIRTMVQSKLIVGFGLNSIEDIKKAMSVGADGIAVGTSLIEEVDKNGVNGALELIRKLRGVLDEYY, encoded by the coding sequence CTGGTAGCCTATATGACGTTAGGCTATCCTAATGTAAATGATTTCTACGAATTCGTCGATAATGTGGAGGATTTTGGGGTAGATATTTTAGAAATTGGGATTCCGCCAAAGTATGCTAAATATGACGGACCTGTAATAAGGAAGACATATAAAATCGTTAGTAATAATATAAGGAACTACTACGAGATACTTCATGAGGTCAAAGAGAGGATCAAAATTCCAGTTGTTATTTTAACATATCTGGAAGAGTACGTAGATAAGTTAGGAGATTTTTTACTAAAATTAAAAGAAAGTAGAGTAGATGGGGTTTTATTACCAGATTTACTGATAGATTATGTTGACGAATATGAAAAATATGTCAATTTGATAAAGAATGAAGGTATAAAAACTGTTTTGTTTACAGCTCCCTTAATGCCGGATGACCTGATCATTAAAGCATCTAAACTAACTGATCTATTTCTTTATTACGGAGTAAGACCAACTACAGGTGTAGTTATTCCAATAAGTATTGATTCTCTAATAAATAGAATAAGAACTATGGTTCAAAGTAAGTTAATTGTAGGCTTTGGTTTGAATAGTATTGAAGATATAAAGAAAGCGATGTCAGTAGGAGCAGACGGAATAGCCGTTGGGACATCTCTAATAGAAGAAGTTGATAAAAACGGAGTGAATGGAGCACTTGAGCTCATAAGAAAATTGAGAGGAGTGCTGGATGAATATTACTGA
- a CDS encoding N-(5'-phosphoribosyl)anthranilate isomerase codes for MVKVKFCGIANLEDAILAEKLGADFLGFVTDTVSPRFVKKDFIGFVKRYVTIPTVEVIVKGNVSESIDKTKADLIQIHRVLTRRELDEIHMYRKKVILYVPSSDTYQEYFRSVMSMGFNVLVDSEIKGSKVNLDLARGWAKEYEIGIGGGISPDNLHDFLSINPKWIDVSSGIEKYKGKKDPSKMLKIIEGVRKWKYTQ; via the coding sequence TTGGTAAAGGTTAAATTCTGTGGAATAGCTAACCTGGAGGATGCAATATTGGCTGAAAAACTTGGCGCTGACTTTTTAGGGTTTGTTACTGATACGGTGAGCCCTAGATTTGTTAAGAAAGATTTTATTGGTTTTGTGAAAAGGTATGTAACAATTCCGACTGTTGAAGTAATAGTAAAGGGAAATGTATCTGAATCAATTGATAAAACAAAGGCAGACCTAATCCAAATACATAGGGTACTAACTAGACGAGAATTAGACGAGATTCATATGTATAGAAAGAAAGTAATACTTTATGTTCCCTCTTCGGATACGTATCAAGAATATTTCAGGAGTGTTATGAGTATGGGCTTCAATGTATTGGTTGACTCAGAGATAAAAGGTAGCAAGGTCAATCTAGATTTAGCGAGAGGCTGGGCTAAAGAATACGAAATTGGAATAGGCGGAGGAATATCACCAGATAACCTCCATGATTTTCTATCGATAAATCCAAAATGGATTGATGTTTCTTCAGGGATCGAGAAATACAAGGGGAAAAAGGATCCTAGTAAAATGTTAAAGATAATAGAAGGTGTTAGAAAGTGGAAGTATACCCAATAA
- a CDS encoding tryptophan synthase subunit beta (catalyzes the formation of L-tryptophan from indole and L-serine) yields MVNSFDIIPKYWYNIIPDLPKPLPPPRDPQDAEFSRIDLLRKILPKEVLRQEFTIERFVKIPDEVRDRYINIGRPTPLIRARRLEEYLKTPARIYFKYEGATPTGSHKINTAIPQAYFAANEGVSHVTTETGAGQWGTAVALAASMYDLESTIFMVRVSYEHKPMRRTIMELYGAKVHASPTDLTEFGRKILKENSRHPGSLGIAMSEAIEYALENNYRYLVGSVLDVVILHQSIIGMESINQLEAIGEEPDTIIGCVGGGSNFGGFTYPFIGTKKGKKYIAVGSSEVPKFSKGKYEYDFPDSAGLLPLVKMITLGKDFIPPPIYSGGLRYHGVAPTLSLLVKEKVIEWREYTEEEIYNSAKIFMKTQGIIPAPESAHAIKAAIDEALEAKKTDDKKVILVNVSGHGLLDLSNYESMKNRVMKK; encoded by the coding sequence ATGGTAAATAGTTTCGATATAATTCCAAAGTATTGGTATAATATAATACCCGATCTCCCAAAACCATTACCCCCACCAAGAGATCCGCAAGACGCAGAGTTCTCAAGAATTGATCTTCTAAGAAAAATCCTCCCAAAGGAGGTATTGAGGCAAGAGTTTACCATAGAAAGGTTTGTAAAGATCCCTGATGAGGTTAGGGATAGATATATAAACATAGGTAGACCTACACCACTGATTAGAGCTAGGAGATTAGAAGAGTATTTGAAAACTCCAGCAAGGATTTATTTCAAATACGAGGGCGCAACACCAACTGGTTCTCATAAGATAAATACAGCAATACCTCAAGCATATTTTGCTGCAAATGAAGGAGTTTCTCATGTTACCACTGAAACCGGAGCTGGACAGTGGGGAACAGCAGTAGCTTTGGCTGCTTCCATGTATGATTTAGAGTCTACCATATTCATGGTCAGGGTAAGTTATGAGCACAAACCTATGAGAAGAACTATAATGGAATTATATGGTGCTAAGGTTCATGCAAGCCCTACTGATCTGACAGAGTTTGGTAGAAAAATTCTAAAGGAGAATTCACGTCATCCTGGGTCTTTAGGCATAGCCATGAGTGAGGCAATAGAGTACGCCCTGGAAAATAATTATAGGTATTTAGTTGGAAGTGTATTAGATGTAGTAATCCTGCACCAATCCATTATAGGTATGGAGTCTATTAATCAACTTGAGGCAATAGGAGAAGAACCAGATACCATAATAGGATGTGTTGGTGGAGGAAGTAATTTTGGTGGCTTTACATATCCGTTTATTGGTACCAAGAAGGGAAAGAAGTATATAGCTGTAGGTTCCTCAGAAGTGCCTAAATTCAGTAAAGGTAAATATGAATATGATTTCCCAGACTCCGCTGGACTATTGCCACTGGTAAAGATGATAACTTTAGGAAAGGATTTCATTCCTCCTCCTATATATTCAGGCGGACTTAGATATCACGGAGTTGCCCCAACCCTTAGTTTACTGGTGAAGGAGAAAGTGATTGAATGGCGCGAGTATACAGAAGAGGAGATATACAATTCAGCTAAAATCTTTATGAAGACTCAGGGTATAATTCCAGCACCTGAATCTGCTCATGCTATCAAGGCTGCAATTGATGAGGCACTAGAGGCTAAAAAAACCGATGATAAGAAGGTGATATTGGTTAACGTTAGTGGCCATGGGTTGTTAGATTTGAGCAACTATGAATCTATGAAAAATAGAGTGATGAAGAAATGA